CGACAAGAacgttgaaaagaaaaaaaaaaaaagaaaagaaccaagAACCAGGATTCATGGAGTTTCCATGGTAACCACCGGCCCGTCGTCGGCTGTATTCGCCGCCGCGCGGAGGCGAAACGTCCTTATCAGGTCCATCGGAGCCGTAGGAACCTGACCCTTGGATCCATACAaagcctaaccctagatcaagaaAGGAGAAACGAAGAACGAGAACGCGCAAAAGAAAAACGAAGCAGAAGAACTAAGAGCCTCGATTCCTAGTTTCAACCGTAACCATCAGCCCGTCCTCGGCTGTATTCCCAACCGCGGGGAGGCGGAGCGGCCTCGTCGGGTCCGTCGAAATCGTACGAATCTGACGCCTAGATCTACACAAACCATAACCCCAGatcaagaaaatgaaaaaaaaaacaaaaaaaagaaccaGGGCGTTCAGAAGAAAAGGGAAGCAGAAGAACTAAGAGCCTCGATTCCTAGTTTCCACCGTAACTACCGCCAGGGCCTCGACTTTATTCGCCGCCGCGAGGAGGCGCAGAGACCTCGTCGGATCCATCGGTGCCGTCGTATCCTGACCCCCTAGATCTacataaaccctaaccctagatcaagaagaagagaaaatatATAACAACGAGAAcgatcaaaagaaaaggaaaagagaagaaaaaacaaaGAACCAAGGTTCCCAAAGCTTCCACCGGAGCCACGGCCCTGGCCTCGATGCATCCGCCGTGGCGGGAAGGAGGAGCGGCCTTGTCGGGTCCGTGGGAGCCTGCCATCGACGAGAGCTTTCTCGGAGAAGTGGGGATCGCGCGACACATGAGAAACACCGAACAAGAATGGCGAGGACACTCATCATTTGGGCTTCTTGTAATCTCAGCCTGGAAGTAAAAAGGTCCAAATCAATGCAAGACGCTCAATTTAACGCCCACACAGATCACGTCCAACCCGAATCTTGACGCCGCAAGCCAACTCAGGAAGTGCCATTTATGGCCCAAGTCGATCATTTCCAACCCGAATCTTGACGCCGGAACTCAATGTCGATTGCCACCGTCTACCTCGTCACACGGATCCTTATCACCGTCAAAATCTTTTCTCCTCctcgcttatatatatatatatatatatatatatatatatatcgcactTTCAAATATTCTCATTCATCTTTccatttttctcattttcatgtgAATCGACTAATGCGGTGAACCAAATTGTTATatgtatttttaaataaaaaaattaaaaaaggtgGCCGACGGGGGTTGGATttgtgcctatatatatataagacataAATCTAAAGTCAGGTCCCATATCCTTTAAAGGATATGGCAAGGGAATTAGAAGATGTTGAATGATGCTGCCGTCATTCCGTAGCTCATACACAATGCTGCCGTCATCGGTTAGCAGATGTTGAATGATCTGCTTATCGTCAAGGGAATTAGAAGGTCTAGAAAAGGACAATAAGCCAAACCCTGTGAATAATGTTCTTTAATATATAGGACAAGTTGATAATAGTAAGGAAAAGGACTGTTAGATTTCGGTAGATCTAACCTTTTTGTTAGCCATCAACATCATCTCTATTCTATAAGAAatgaatacacacacacacacactatccATTGTCTATGATGAACTTCCAACCACTCCAATCAAGTTTATATAAGTATAGCTTACCATATGACATACTGCTACAAGATCTCAGTAGATCTCATGGCAGGTGCAGGATCAAGTAAAGAAGAGAAATGGAAGAAGCATATGCATATGTCCTATAGGCATAAGAAGACCCTCTTCAAACGGCAGACATGTTTGATCTATTGAGCTTTAGGGAATTGTTTGAGCTTATTAATCATGGCTTCTGTCCCACAACAGTTGAAGGTCTGCTTCTGTACCGAAGAAACCGCTACACTGCAACATTAGAGTTCCACACCATCCTGGAAACAAACAATCCATGGGGAAGACAGGAGGTGAACCCTAATGGAAGGAAGGGATTCATAAGAGTGAGAATCATAATAAGCCAAGATAATTCAAAGGAAAGCTCTGGATAAAGAACACCAAACTTAGTTAGCACCTTCCTGGACACAAGATACAAGACTTTCCCGATCAACCTGTCATGGGAAAGCATGTCAATGATTCATGCATCATGAATGTTCGGAAGATCAAAGTAGTAGATGATCGGACATTGATTATGCAGGGCAATAACAGtccttttatatttatattttatataaacttaGATAAAAGACAGCGAACATGCACCaaattcaatttttttatattttgaattatTCTGATTGTGTTTGGTTTTCTATCTCAAATGTTTAGATGTTTGAGAGTCGAAAACTATATGGTTTCGACTACATTGTTAAGATGAGAGAAAGATGCCACGGAAGAATAAGAGGAGCTTACAGGATGAGCATCAAGTTGAAGCTGCGAGCTGGAGTGGTCGGTCACGGGAGGAGGAATCGGTCTATACATGGGTTGGGGGACGATGCCCGGAACAGGTGGTGGAGCCGGAAACCTCTGCATCATTGATTCTGCCATCAGAAATGTGAGCACAGCAAACACTTTGAAGTAGATGAGCAAAGCAGGAAGCAGATTACCGCCGCCGGCAGTGGCTGAGGGAAGCAAGGAGTTCCCTGGGTCATGGCATGTGGAACCcatccttctcttcctccctGCACGGAGAAGGACGAAGCGACTTGGAGTAGATGAAGGCAGCAGACGCAGGGAGAGAGACGTGCGTACACTTTGATAGAGGTGGTGCCAATAGGAGGGATCGGGTGGCGGCGGAAGTGGTGGCTGAGGAGCCCTACGACAGCGAGGGAGGCAGCGGCACCGGACGCCGTATCACACATCGGTGTCGAGGAGGTGACGGAGGAGCTGCTCACTGAATTGGTCAAAGTACTCTGTGTACAACTGGTCAAAGGACTCTGTTTACACAGAGTACTTTGACCAGTTCAGTGAGCAGCTCCAGTGTGTGGGTGAGGCTGCATACGTCGGGTGAGCTCAAGGGCACTTAGCTTCTCGACTCTGCATTGGCTCACGTGGCTGTAGCGACGTGCACTCATCCATCATGGTTCACCGACTCCATTCTGGCCTAATCGAAGTTGGGCTCGAGAGTGAAGGGGAGTGTACAAGTGGGAGGATGGctatttataatggtttggtttCGAGGGTTGCGCAGAGTTTGGTTGGGGAATCACGAGATTGGCTTGATGGCGAAAGAAAGATGGTTGGGTTTGGTAGGAAGGAGACGACTACGGTTGAGAGCCCAACCGCACGTAGCGAATAGCTCGTGCAACAGAAATATCTTACTCGGTTATTTTGGCTTGCTCACCCCATACATTTCAACTACTATGCAAcctaatcattttttttttttttttaccaaattgATATTTGATACCATGACATTCAAGTAAATCTAACTCCAAACCTGGACCGATACAACAATAAGTAATTCATATTTACCAGTCAATCACCTTAAAAAGCTCTCAGCTACATGTCATTTGCCTGCCCCATGAGAACCACAAGCCCATAAAACCATCTTTCATAATGCAACTATCAAAAACATTAACACTAACCCCACATCTTTACCTTATACAACTCTCCAAGTCTAACATCCTCTAGCCAAACATTCATTTATTCTGAAGCAAATAAGAGCAACCTTTCACCTCTCTACTTGTCGGAGTAAAGCTGCAAACCTCTCCAACCCCAGTATTAGTGGGAGCCTCATGCTCTAGACCACCCTCAATAGTTCCCATCCACATCATGTTCATTGCTAATTCATATTGCTGACACTATCCCAATATGGCAATTTCTTGTATATATTCTTCGAATTAAGAGTTTTGTAAGAAATCTTAAACTTTGGTACTAAAAGCAAGCCCAAAAACATGCCGATACTATCCCAATATTGCAATCTCTTCAACTGTCATTTATGCCATAATCACCCCCACACTATTCTTTTCCATCCTTTTCAGTTAGGGTTACTAAGAAATAGCATACACATTTCTTAACAAATAAAACTATCTAAACCAATAAAACCTTAATAACCAAGTTCGTAAGTAATGcgccacaagaaaaaaaaaaaaaaaaaaggtaaagaaaaatatttgagaAACCCAAAATTAAGGATCCATGTACAGTCCCTTGTTTATGCAACAAGATGACACTACCTAAGCCAAGCCAATCAGAGAAAACTTAATTTTCAAGTAAGACTTAATTTCAAGTATACAAAAAGTAAACACAGACCTGGTCATCTGCATGGTGTTGGGATGAGAAGTCCCTTGTTTATGCAACAAGATGACACTACCTTGTTTATGCAACAAGATGACACTACCTA
This DNA window, taken from Musa acuminata AAA Group cultivar baxijiao chromosome BXJ3-7, Cavendish_Baxijiao_AAA, whole genome shotgun sequence, encodes the following:
- the LOC135643706 gene encoding probable transcription factor GLK1 isoform X4 is translated as MTQGTPCFPQPLPAARFPAPPPVPGIVPQPMYRPIPPPVTDHSSSQLQLDAHPVDRESLVSCVQEGFTSCLPHGLFVSRMVWNSNVAV
- the LOC135643706 gene encoding uncharacterized protein LOC135643706 isoform X1; translation: MCDTASGAAASLAVVGLLSHHFRRHPIPPIGTTSIKVYARLSPCVCCLHLLQVASSFSVQGGREGWVPHAMTQGTPCFPQPLPAARFPAPPPVPGIVPQPMYRPIPPPVTDHSSSQLQLDAHPVDRESLVSCVQEGFTSCLPHGLFVSRMVWNSNVAV
- the LOC135643706 gene encoding probable transcription factor GLK2 isoform X3, with the translated sequence MGSTCHDPGNSLLPSATAGGESMMQRFPAPPPVPGIVPQPMYRPIPPPVTDHSSSQLQLDAHPVDRESLVSCVQEGFTSCLPHGLFVSRMVWNSNVAV
- the LOC135643706 gene encoding uncharacterized protein LOC135643706 isoform X2 — translated: MGSTCHDPGNSLLPSATAGGGNLLPALLIYFKVFAVLTFLMAESMMQRFPAPPPVPGIVPQPMYRPIPPPVTDHSSSQLQLDAHPVDRESLVSCVQEGFTSCLPHGLFVSRMVWNSNVAV